A DNA window from Acetobacter aceti NBRC 14818 contains the following coding sequences:
- the urtB gene encoding urea ABC transporter permease subunit UrtB, translated as MFAGYSINDLASIFVMQSFAGLILFSVFLLMALGLAIVFGQMGVINMAHGEFMILGAYTTYVCSQIFERWMPGLFGLYFFFAVILAFIVAGAIGMLLEWSLIRFLYKRPLDTLLATWGVSLILQQVLRSTFGAREVGVTLPSWMMGSWDLTDTIQIPINGMIVISLTLLITGGVYALLYRSGWGKQVRAVMQNRTMAGAVGINTEWVDRTTFGLGCGVAGVAGAAFTMIGSTSPTAGQQYIVDTFLVVAFGGTESLGGTIASAFSISQVRSILEFFFNGSMAQVIVLLTVVGILMIRPQGLFAIKVRR; from the coding sequence ATGTTCGCGGGATATTCGATCAACGATCTGGCTTCGATTTTCGTCATGCAGAGTTTTGCCGGACTCATTCTGTTTTCGGTTTTTCTCCTGATGGCGCTGGGGCTGGCGATCGTGTTCGGCCAGATGGGCGTCATCAACATGGCGCATGGCGAATTCATGATTCTGGGTGCCTACACGACCTATGTCTGTTCGCAGATATTCGAGCGATGGATGCCCGGCCTGTTCGGTCTTTACTTCTTCTTCGCTGTCATCCTGGCCTTCATCGTCGCTGGAGCTATCGGGATGTTGCTGGAATGGTCTCTGATACGCTTCCTCTACAAACGGCCACTCGACACGCTGCTTGCAACATGGGGTGTCAGCCTGATCCTGCAACAGGTTTTGCGCTCCACGTTCGGCGCGCGCGAGGTCGGTGTGACACTGCCATCGTGGATGATGGGGTCGTGGGACCTGACCGACACCATCCAGATCCCGATCAACGGTATGATCGTCATCTCCCTGACACTGCTGATTACCGGAGGTGTCTATGCGCTCCTCTACCGCTCTGGCTGGGGCAAGCAGGTCCGGGCTGTTATGCAGAACCGGACCATGGCCGGAGCGGTTGGTATCAATACTGAATGGGTCGATCGCACAACATTCGGCCTCGGTTGTGGGGTTGCTGGTGTCGCTGGCGCAGCCTTCACCATGATCGGCTCCACCAGTCCTACGGCGGGACAGCAGTATATCGTGGACACGTTTCTCGTAGTGGCTTTCGGCGGGACAGAAAGTCTGGGCGGCACAATCGCCTCGGCTTTCAGCATTTCACAGGTGCGCTCAATCCTCGAGTTCTTCTTCAACGGTTCTATGGCGCAGGTGATCGTCCTGCTGACGGTCGTGGGGATTCTGATGATCCGTCCTCAGGGCCTGTTTGCCATCAAGGTCCGGCGTTGA